A segment of the Trifolium pratense cultivar HEN17-A07 linkage group LG7, ARS_RC_1.1, whole genome shotgun sequence genome:
AGGGTGCGGGGTGAGCAACGGCATCGAGCTTCAATTTTGAGGTtctataattataataataattatatattgtttGTGTAATtgtgtttataaaatatcaaaggtgtttaataaattaattttgtgttcctataataatagttatatattgtcattgttcataaaatatcatatataagtttagtaaaaaaataaataattaccgTTTCTTGATTAGGAATTTTCACCCTCCCAAgtgaattttctccatacacatGAACAATAAAATTGAACCTCTGACCACATGGTTAAGGGGAGCAAGACTCTTACCGTTTGGACCAATTTATTGTTGATGTCATGTTACTTGTAATTTAAACAGAtgataattcttttttaatttcttaattaaCATGTTTTTATTAGAAgtccatttttaatatttaaaccGAATTTTCAAATAGTCAGGACCGACCTTGAAGAAGAATCACATTCAATCCAAAAATTCGTCCAACGTTTGCTAGAGTCAAATTTTATAGCACACATAACACTTTAACTTCAACTCGAAAGGTATAAAAAATTCCTAAATACTCAAAAGAGCCTCAAAAGAAATTTCACCATGATCTCTAAcattttgtttggattgatggtatgTGAtgaaatggaatggagtggagtAGTAAGTAATTAGGTCCCATTATTTTGATTTGcaatgtgcccttaaggcacatgttaagaagataaatgtgaaaattatttattgaatttgtgttgtattcaattctctaaacattaaattctttgtataattaaatgctatatatttctatttttaggtagcttaacatgtgcccttagggcacaagctatgaagcacgaacacctCTATGATCaggcgtgtcgcggtgtccgacacgtgtcggtgtctgacactcgtatgacactcgtACGACATATGTCGGATAGCTCAGATTCGTGcgaaaaaagtcaattttttctttactttgacACTTCTTTGATCGATGTCTAACACCTATACAACGCTCATACGACACGTGTCAGACAAGtgaccaacaaaaaaataaagttttttgcTTATACTTTCAGACATatctaaaaaagtaaaaaatgtgtcgaaacaacaatattgatcaatgagggattgaagatattacattttgatttcaatatttttagatttttaatagtCGATgtataaataaaggtaaaatatcatcatatcttgttttaaaacattttttaagaaataacctgttcaacttagatttacatttatatattttgattatgaatttatattttttcataaatatgtagcggtgtcggtgtcccATAATTTTTACATTAGCGGTATCGCCGTGTTGGTGTCGGTGTCGTGTCGTCGTGTCCATGTCAGAGTCGGTGCTTcatagggcacaagttaacatgacccctGAAAAAAGAGTGGAATGCAACATGATGAAACACATTCCATCCCAGACCATCAgatctttcaatttttctttctcccaatttggggtgtatcTAATGGAATTATGGAATAgtgttttatgattaaatttttACTCTTAtacccttatgtttattttatcattGCCGCTACTTCTTCCTTCCATCTACAGTTTTTTCGGCTCGTTGTTCATGGTCTGTTGCCCTCATCGTCCATCAATTTTCATGGCCAGCATGTTTCTTGCTCAGACGTGTGCTTTGTTTATCATGTTTACGAAACTTTGTTATGTTGATGTGTGTCTATATGTATTCATTCTTCAACTTTATAGTCGGTGGTCGAGCCCGTGTATTTGTTTGGGTATTTTGCAGTTTTCATATTGTGACTTAGACGTTGTGTAATCTTTTGTAGTCTTTTTGGCGCATCTTGTGCCGAggaaattatttaattaatatatattttttttggcaaaattacactgcaggtctttatcttatttttttgtaacactttggtcctttatcttttttttgtaacattttggtcttttatcttttttttgtaacactttggtcctttattattttttatttgtaacatttaggtcctttattttttataaataaataagataaggaccaaagtgttataaaaaaaaggactaaagtgttacaaataaaaaatataaaagaccaaagtgttacaaataaaatataaaggaccaaaatgttacaaaaaaataaaataaatgaccaaagtgttacaaaaaaataagataaaggacctgcagtgtaattttgcctttttttttttttggctttaaaagaaaaatttgctACGTATACCAACAATTGAGCCGTAACAAACTAATTGAGCCGTAACAAACTAATTGTCATATACAGTATATACTACCactatttttatagaatttcaaaaaaactaacacaGTCAGGTAAAACTTTGGTTGGAATAATAAATCACATTAGGATACtctatgaaattttatttgggtggtttaaataataatagtttttattGGTATTAATCTCCTCTGATTTATGGAAACGAAAGTCCGGTACGTAGTCCAAAGTTTGCCGCAATGTAATTAAAATATGCCCAAAATTTAATAAGCTACTTCTTATCTAATATAAtatactatcaaatttactgaTTTAGATTAACCACATTCCAAGTTTTTTTATCcatcattgtaatttcactaaaaaatattttttttttgaaataatataaaataaatacaataaaaaattatatgcttaaaaataggaattaaaaataacaacaaaacagAGCGATTTATACAGGAAAACAAATTtacttctaatataataaaattgaatacTACAAAGGGTCCATTTGgagattagcttatttttgagcttatgcaaaacaatttatgcaaataaataaatttttatatattattataagtttttcaagatagtttatgataaaataacttataaaatacaattttcactagtgagagtttataaaatagcataaaacctaatttatattgcataaactgtttgcataagctaaaaattaagctaatccaaacggaccccAAATTCACTTACATCCTTAGTAGGATTAACCACATTCCAAGTTTTGTATCCTTTATTGtaatttaactaaaaatataaaaaaaaaatattgaaagaatataagataaatacaaaaaatatataaagaatataagataaatacaataaaaaatatgatatgcttaaaaataagaataaaataaaaataaaaataaaatagaataatctaaatatacacataaaaatagcaacaaaacaaaTGAATACGATCAACTCTGCGATCTATTCTATTTAAGCAACCTATTAGAGACAACATAGTCATTGCTTAGAAATAATCTACGAATAACTGTTGCTGCCTTCAGTTATCCAATATTACAGTTGGCTATATTAATAGGCATAAAAATTAAGAAGCTACTAActgtatattaaaaaaaagtataagatctggaccaaaaaaaaaaattatagattataattttttttgttgatgaaatatataagattttaacatttattattaatctaaaaaatatgataatatcaaataaattattctaaaaaaaatcgAATAATTAGAACATATCAATTATAATCTTAtaatctaatataataaaattgattattacgtaaacaaaaaaaattgattactatcaaatttactaatttatcctttttagtttttttttttggtacaatccTTTTTAGTTTTAATCGCactataaatacaataaaaaagtGGATATGCTTAAATAAAACATATCCTAGATAGGAATAAAATAGAACAAACTATACGCATAAAAATAGCTACGAAAGAGATGAATACGATCAACTCAACCGTTtcactaaaaaataattaagaaaaaaaaaatataagataaatacaaaaaaagatgatacatataaaaatagcaacaatagAGAATGAATACGATCAACTCAACAATTTTactaaacaaaatttataaaaaaatctaagataaatacaataaaaaaaatatatgcttaaaaataagaataaaatagatcatacgaatatagaaataagaataaatagtcaattctataaaaaaaatagtcaattctataaaaaaatagtcaaaaaaaattatagaaaaaataagatgaatattcgtaaaaatataaatatagaaaccGAAAcacaaacaatatttttcataaaaaaataaataaataaacaatatactactattaactattaagtGTTCAAAATAGAATAATTGAAAAATTTAGGGGCTAAAATTGTATTTaagtgttataaataaatacgACTACTGGAATTTCCGTGGCAAACGAGGGtttgaaaaattgttgtttgCTTTTTGAAATGTCATACACTGGCCACATACAGGTTTTCCCCCCAATTCACCTTCTCAATAAGCGTAAACGGGTATGTATGCATGCATGTTATTATTCAAACTTGTCATTTTTGTTATGTCTTTTTCAATTTATGtttggtttttgtttatttaCAGCATCAAGTGTTTTGATTCTTTTCTCACACATAATAACTGTATTGTCCTTTTAGGACGCTTCTCGTGTTGTGATCGACATTtccgatgatgatgatgatgatgatgactctGATGATTTGGTGATAATCGGTGAAAAAGTGAGTAAACTTATTAAGGGGCAGACAATTGAAGCCATTAATCAAGTTGTGAcactgtttttattttaatccgTCCtcctattttatatataaacaaattttcacCGTATCTGGtccaatgaacctaaaaagtaaaaatttgtttatatacaaGACAGGAGaaagtatttttcttttctcgTGCATAATGATTGTATTGTACTTTTGTAGGCTATTACCCACGATGTGATTGACATTGCCTATGATGACAACTCTAATGATGTAGTGATAATTtctgaaaaagttaataaaagtTCAAACCATGCAAATTTAAAAGATGAAATTCTGAAGAAATTTGGAAGTTTTAAGCAATTCGATATTGTCAGTGACACTTCAGACCATATCTTTGTTGGTAGAAAATACTTATTGAAAGAggtaacattttaatttttgagttaTAATCATGATTATATGAGTTTACAATGATCCTATGTCCTAAACAGCATCAAAATAATTGGGCTAAAAGAATCCAGAAAGAGTGGAAGATTTTGGAGAACAATTTGCCAGGTGAGTTTGTTCActattctttttataaaatagcTTGTAATATTTGCATTTAGTATTTAAGCTTCAAATTAGAATTTAGAACTTATTATAAATAAGTAACTGCTTATGGCTGTTTTTCACTCAATTTCTTTGActctcgttttttttttttttatcgtcaTCAGATTCAATATTTGTTCGAGTTTATGAATCAAGGATGGATCTCATGAGGGCTGTCATTATCGGAGCAGAAGGGACTCCTTACCACGATGGTCTTTTCTTTTTCGATCTTTACTTACCCGATGACTTTCCCAATGTACCACCGGTATGTGGCTGATGAATGATGATGTACTCTATCTGAATGACATTATGTTGCTATGACATTATGTTGCTGTcactctttttattttaaatgtaacaaacggtaaatttttttatggcaGGAAGTTTCGTTCCACAATCCATGTTCTTCTTCTAAGTTGAATCCAAATTTCGGACGTCGTGGCTCTTTATGCCTTAGTCTACTTAACACTTGGGGTGGCAGGAAGAATGAGCGTTGGCGTCCACGCGTTTCAACAATTCTACAGGTTCTAGTCTCCTTACAAGGTCTAGTATTGACGGCAGAGCCTTTCTTTAATATGTCTAGTTCCTATGTTAGAGGTTCGGAACCAGGGAAAATTATGTCCCGGTCTTATAACGAGGATGCATTCATTGATTCATTGTGGACAATGATACATGTGATTAGAAGGCCTCTAAAGGTTTGATTCTATTcttggtttaattttttttatatatgtctCTAGCAAGTTTTTTTGCCATGTTCATTTGTAGTGCTCGGGTGTTTTAGAAACCATTAGTACACTATACTGCACACCTTAGTGCAACACAATAACATAGTTCCAGATAAAGTTGAAGAAACATGTGAGcaaatcacaaataaaaaaatacgatTTATCTTCCGGTAGGCTCTTGGTGCATTGCTGGAGATTTCAACGCTGTGATATCTTCGAATGAAATCAAAGGGAATTTACATAGAAAGAAGCAGGACAGAGATGCAGGAGTTTAATAGTTTCATTGATAATATCATAATATGGAATTGATTGATGTCCCCTATCATTGGAAAGAAGTTCACATGGTACGCACAGATGGAAAGAGAAGAAGCAGACTCATAGAATTTTACTATAGGAAGGACTCATGGTACGCACAGATGGAAGTTCCAGCAATCTTCCACAACATTTTTGAGATCCGGGTGCTTGAATCGGAAAGGTTTAGGGGCCCAATTGACTTCCCCACACTCTAACCACACAGGGCAATGGTCAAGGATGTCACGATCCCCCACTCTTTGAGCAATCAATTTAGCGCTTTGTGCGAAATGGAAGTGGAGGTGCTTATCGGATCAATCAGCTCTATGGTTACCTTTGCTGCAGTTCCGATATGGCGGTGAAAGTGGTCACTTGGACTTGGAATCGTTAGTGGTGTGTGGTAGACATGAATCAATATGGTGGAGAGATATTGTAGAGGTGGATAGAGTAAACCCCTTATGCTTTCAGTGGTTTGAAGTGAACAGGTCACTAGCATAAGTTATAGTTTCCTAAAGGAACACTCATGGCTTTTGGCTAACACTTGTAGACTTACACTAATCTAACATGGTTGCAGAGAATGCAACTGAAAGGTTCGGTCATTAATACTGATCTTGTTACTACTTCTTACTAAATTGGGTGGATCTGGACCTGATTTGGAATTAACGGAGAAGGCTTTATAAAGGAGGGTTAACTAACTCGGTTGAATTAATGGTTTCGATGTTCGAGCACCTGAAAGGTTTAGGTGTTTTACTGAAGTTGGCATTGTACTAAGTTGTCTATTTCAGAATAATGTAATGATGGTGAGTAACAAGTCATCGAGACGAATAAAGACTTACTAAAACTGCTCATGACTGTTAATGGATAATTAGGTTCCTATTGATATGGTGTTGTGTTGTCATTAATAGTGGAACTGAAGAGATGACCGTTTTCCACTTAGAGAAACACAGGATTATTAGAAGGATTGGTACCGGTGAAAGCACATTGTTTTGGTCGCATAGATGGCCTGGTAGATGTACTTTGAAAGAGAGATTTAATAGATTGTTTTTTGTTACTGTTGACAAAATGAGTCTGTGAATGGCTTGGTAGCTGGTGTGTCTGTGAACCCCGGATCAGTTGATAAATGGGTCTGGAAGTATGATAAAACTACTGGTTTTTTCTGTTAAATGATATGCTTATAATTAATTTGCTACAAGAGTTGCTGGTTGACAATCAATGTGATGACTGATGAAGGACACCGTAATGCTTATAAAAAGCTCTGGAATTGTTCAGCACCATCAAAGTTTGTTATTCATGGATGGAGAGTTCTTAATAGAATTGCGATGAAGGAACAATTGTATGCAAAAGGAATTATTAACGCAGATAACATTTTATGCGTGTTTTGTATGTCTGATGTTAAGAGTTGCAGTCATGTATTATTCTCTTGTCCGTTCGCATATGGTGTTTGGACTTCTATCTATAGGTGGCTGTGCTTTGAAGGCACATTCGCGGCGACGGCAGTGGATCATTAGTGCCTCATATAGATTTATGAAATACttctctttttaaaatatactgTTGCCTTAAACTTGTGTTTATTCCTTTAACTGTTtgttatttttggtttcagaatTTTGAGGATTTTGTAGTGGGACATTTCTTCATCGAAGCTCATGAAATTTTAAGGGCATGCAAGGCATACAGGAAAGGTGCTCAAGTGGGTTCTTTGGTCAAAACAAGTGAGGTTCATAATGTTGATCATGAGGTTCATAAAAGTTGGCCAGAGGACTTTACCAATTCTTTACGTTGTCCGATGAAAAAGCTTGCCGATGAGTTTGCAAGAATTGGAGCTATGGACTGTTAAAAACCCATGATGACATCTCTAAGAAAACCCAGATTTGAGACTTGATTCAAAAGTCTTGTTACATTCTACTACAATAAgtgttttaatttcttttttggaGATGCTAATTAGTATTCTAAGGATATTGTTTAATAATCTAAAATATTACAGTATGTATTTATGGAAGTGTGTGTATTGCACAAACAAttgaaatgtttaattttttcgTGCATACTAACGGATGTCTCTAAAGCAACTAATTAAGGTAACAAGtaagttttatattaaatagttagcattttccttaatattttcaatattaaaCAATAGAAAAATGCTTACAGACAAATTTTATATACAATCTTTTGAGCACTCCCACAACTGCCTACAAAGGccaaaaattatcttttttcaATCAATCAATTCTTGTGTTAGgttcatttttttaaacattCTCCTAAGCATTTTTGGTATAAAGACAAAATTGGATGTATAAGTGCAAATTAACAAGAAGGAAGGTATATTTTATCCaaagtttatatataaaattcacattacaattttaaaaaattaaaaaagaaagaaaaagatgaaggTATAGGTATATCGATGGATCCTATAACACAAACAGAAACAATTCTCTTGAAAACAAAATCTCACCTTTCAGAGAAGCACTTAAAAATAATCAAGAATAAGCAAATCCAATGCATAACTCAACTGTCAATGCAAGTATGTTCAACAGAATCACTACAGATTAATATCCATCTCAAATTTCTGACAACAAAATTGAGAGAACCTTTTCTTTCCAACCACTCAACCTATATAACTCTACTTGACAACATCCTATTTGTATAGCCTCTTACAGCCAAgttgtttaattaatttaagtAGCATTAAAACCCATTACAATACAGCACTTAGGTAGCCCGAAAATCAAGGAAAAGACGCAGTTTTTGTATAAGCATTTCACGAGTACCAAAAAGTGGTTTCTCGCTTGTGATCCAGTCCTTCTCTAGAAGACTTGCTTTAGTACCAGCCAACATTTCATCGTGGAATGCAGATACTATTTGGTAGATTGATGTCTTGAGAACATCAGCAATAGCATAAGCTTTTGAATTTGCTGGCCCATTTTTTCTTTTCCCAGTAGCTGTTGCAATATCTAATCTTCCACTATTTGCTGTCGCCCATTTGATACCGCCAGATCCCAACAACTGATTTGGTGATTGCAGGTTTGTTTTCTTTCCCATGAAATTCTCGACAGCAAGAAGGCACGATATCAGGGTCGAAACAACAGCAGCGTTACTCCCAGAAAGCTGAGCAGCCCCAAACTTATCTTCTTTGCGTGAACAGGCAGTCAGTGAGGCAACAATCCTTGAACACCAAGCATATAGCTGCATACAAAAGCAAACAAAAGCTGTTTAATAACTTGCATATAAaggttttgttttgataaatcACTTAATTGAGAGCTTACAGATAAAGcttttatcatataagtgtttatacataagctatttttataacaaacgACAAAAATGAAGTCAAACTTTTTCATAAGTTTTAAGTTGTTTTCACAAGCTATCTTTGGAGAGAGCATTTCATAAGGAAATAAGCTGACCAGTGAAAACAAGTAATGGACATGGCATAAGCTGTCCCAAACAGTCTCAAGTGTTTAAGCCAGTAGagaaactcaaataagtcaatccaaattcCAAACAGACCCAAATACATAACTCTAGAATGTGTTGTTTTATTAGTGTCACCACCACTACAAATAAGTCTACAAGATCTCTCATGAAAGGCAATGAACAAGAAATTTTGTCACCATTGGTATTATAATTTGTAATATAAAAGGTGGCAGTGGCAATTCATGTTTAACGGGTTGGTCTTTCCCTCGATAAGTCCATCCACCTTTAGCAATTGTCATCGTTTTCTCAGTAAAGGATAAGAGCTTTTGATTGTGTAAACTGTTCAAAATCTTTCTctagttttacttttatttacatGTGAAAGGGATGGCTTATATATCAACCACAATAATTGGTTGCAGGGGCGGGCAATTTACATTTTCTACAGGTGTAACACAgaaaattcaatatatagtagGATATATTGTTGTCTAGGATTGATACATAATTATATACTAAACTTGATATTGACTACACATATATTAGTATAATTAAGAGTATCGGGTTAGTATATCACGTCAGCACAACATCATAGTTGGTTAGAATCTCATCACTTACTTTGTTATTTCAAAGCTTTCCAATtaaacagaaaaaataaaaagcttcGTTAGCAGAAAATAAACAATCTACAAATAATAGCTATACATGTACCTGGAAGTTATACAACTCTTCTACGTGCTTCACATCTGTTGGGGAGGATAACTGATTCGATAGATTTGTAGGTTTGTCGGCAGAATTCCCCAAGTCCTCACCTAATCTAGAGGCAAGTTGTTCCAGAGGCCTTAAGCACACAGAAATTACTCTTTTGTAAGTCTCACCGGATTCTTCAAAAAATGCCGCACGCCGCCAGGTTTCAACATTGTTCTCGCACACCATACAAAGATCAAGATAAGCAAGATATCGAAGAAGAGATGTCGGATTACTCTCCTCCAAAGCTGAAAGGAGGTGCTCACTTGGATTTGTTTCCGCAGCTGCTGATCCTTTTGGGGGAGCAAATACGGATCTCTTGGTATGTAAAACCTATATGTATCATATTTGACCAATAAGAAGTCTAATATGTAAAAGATGTACACATATAAAAGATGTTTCATAATGCATTGTTAAGATAGAGTAACTGATAGTTGTTTCAAAGTTACTTCTTATTTAAATTACACATATGAGTAACTATCTTGGGTTTCACATTTTTCAGTCATTCGTACATTATGCAGTACACAGACACAGACACATTAACATAACATGCACATTTAGAATATCAATTCAATTAAGCAACACATCccaaaaattaaactaaatctTGCTAACAAAGGTAGAACCAAACTTTGATGTACATCAAACGCAAATATCAAAAGCTCAAAGAAAAAGATCACATCAGCAGCGCGTGGACATACATGGTGCCAGAGATATTCATTATGCAAAAGACTTGATAACACAACAAACACTCAACAATGGTTGAAAAAGCATAGCATGACTGGCTGATGTATGTCAACATATAAATACACCTAAaacaatcaaataaaaacacaaatagAGGAAATAGGTTTAATGTACTAGTCCAATGAATGTGGCAtgacaaacaaacaaacttgGACTAAATTAAGGATCATTTGTTTGAGACAAAGCAATGTACTTGACAAACTAACAAATCATGAGATTACAACACTGTTTCATTCAGAGATTATCAAATTCGGCATATGAATGACAAACGAAAATAAAAATCGTCAACAATGAAAACTAACAAACTGCTATAAGAGTTGCATCATTTAACAACATTCAAGCTGAGTGAAAACATGAATCAACAATTATACAAGTGTGAAGGTAAAAAACACTAACCCGATGTAAATTATGAGTCAATTCCCAACAGAAGAAGATAGCAAAACTGGCAACAAAAAACACAATCTGCTCTGCAAAGAATGCCCGCGTACCAATGCTGCACTTGAAAGGGTGTGGAATAATCTCTATCAGAACAGCAGAAAAAATGAAAGCAACAGTGGAAAGCTTAAAAGCACGTTTAGCTGCCAAAGGTATTCCCATCTTAAAGTTGAAGAAAGGAGGACGCTGCACGCACAAAAACAAAGTAACCAAAATCAGTTTCACTTCTACATGGGTCAAAATTGAATCTAAATGCGTAGAATTGATTGTGACATGTTTGGTTCCTCTACATTAGAATTGATTTTACCTCTACAATTGGTCCTACTTTAAGCTAAAAATTGTAGCTTCTGATTTTATAACTGATTTACActcaaattaatattaagttacttttacatgaatatatccaaacataaatcaagtCATGTTCAACTCGGTGTATGTTAGGTATCACGGCGAGTATGCCAGAATCACAATGATCCACCATGATTTTGTAGAAGCTACTAAGCTTTTGGAAAATCACACTGAGTGATTCTGAGATAACACCGTGGTACCAAACCTACTCAATTTTAACCAGAATCAATCTTACATAATCAATTTACTCAACCAAATATACAACAAACCCacatgaaaaaaaagaaaaaaaatgaaa
Coding sequences within it:
- the LOC123898312 gene encoding putative ubiquitin-conjugating enzyme E2 38, whose product is MSYTGHIQVFPPIHLLNKRKRDASRVVIDISDDDDDDDDSDDLVIIGEKAITHDVIDIAYDDNSNDVVIISEKVNKSSNHANLKDEILKKFGSFKQFDIVSDTSDHIFVGRKYLLKEHQNNWAKRIQKEWKILENNLPDSIFVRVYESRMDLMRAVIIGAEGTPYHDGLFFFDLYLPDDFPNVPPEVSFHNPCSSSKLNPNFGRRGSLCLSLLNTWGGRKNERWRPRVSTILQVLVSLQGLVLTAEPFFNMSSSYVRGSEPGKIMSRSYNEDAFIDSLWTMIHVIRRPLKNFEDFVVGHFFIEAHEILRACKAYRKGAQVGSLVKTSEVHNVDHEVHKSWPEDFTNSLRCPMKKLADEFARIGAMDC
- the LOC123898771 gene encoding uncharacterized protein LOC123898771, producing the protein MSPTPSSKPETILNKRFLSYLLWQSIPSTFIFIFSFSLLPKTPFWSFLPFIIFQFIFSVTLSSISSPSPHPIFLPRNLKLSLTFFLFVIASAFSGSVAALSLFGFNDIGRVGFRGFLVGLMFGFHYVFKRRWVLEFPIIQRPPFFNFKMGIPLAAKRAFKLSTVAFIFSAVLIEIIPHPFKCSIGTRAFFAEQIVFFVASFAIFFCWELTHNLHRVLHTKRSVFAPPKGSAAAETNPSEHLLSALEESNPTSLLRYLAYLDLCMVCENNVETWRRAAFFEESGETYKRVISVCLRPLEQLASRLGEDLGNSADKPTNLSNQLSSPTDVKHVEELYNFQLYAWCSRIVASLTACSRKEDKFGAAQLSGSNAAVVSTLISCLLAVENFMGKKTNLQSPNQLLGSGGIKWATANSGRLDIATATGKRKNGPANSKAYAIADVLKTSIYQIVSAFHDEMLAGTKASLLEKDWITSEKPLFGTREMLIQKLRLFLDFRAT